A section of the Malania oleifera isolate guangnan ecotype guangnan chromosome 2, ASM2987363v1, whole genome shotgun sequence genome encodes:
- the LOC131147633 gene encoding putative pentatricopeptide repeat-containing protein At5g52630 translates to MALHSKHFYFSSSPCCFSPGHVRDNVELQRPNLSITSISINCKGPLVEPDKLKIAPPPFDKMPKQIRVSAIDFHFSQSVKNSEEGSRGTINFKEDGPPPDLNGYQSIEGMASMCHNARNVPDGHCMITILSFCIRVGCMELTRECHALITKTGVGNDVFVSTTLIDTYAKCGDIETATMLFHKMLLSDIAACNCLISGYARHGMFHQAFDFFIKIGSMGIRPNPYTYSTMLTVCGAISATKEGKQLHAHIVKLQLLSNLVVGNALLTMYSKCGMMEEAESLFESLEQKNLITWAAIINGYYRHKAFEKALGQFLLMRESGIEPNEYAFTTVLACCGSLKLLNISNMLHALLIKKGMTLGVYVGTAIIDMYSVHGEMDAAERQFKDMGRIASHVSWNALISGFIYNEKTEEAMEVFHKMVRDSIACDIFTYSIILKACSSLTSLSTCQQIHSQIIKAKCESNMHVGSSLVEAYAKCGNLEDAELVFSQISAPDVISWNSMIKAYSLNGYPRKVISLFGKMVEEGKNPTGSTFLSVISACSHSGLVQEGLEFYESMLRDYTIQPEEAHYCSIVDLLSRAGLIGNALDFINKLPTRPTASVWRPLLAACRCHGNLQMAEYAAKNILDLDPKDAAVYITLSNMYIEVGRYEDAMKQWKLMESMSISKEPGCSWIEVNNKIYKFFSQDKTCPEMPLVYENLKQLVIDQMEDTEFIRKTSPMHHPQSGQAEEEMILYHSEKLAVSFGLLSLPTGKPIRVFKNLRVCPDCHSTMKHISKITKRDIVVRDNYRFHLFKRGRCSCGDYW, encoded by the coding sequence ATGGCGTTGCATTCGAAGCATTTTTATTTTAGCAGCTCACCTTGTTGTTTCTCGCCTGGTCATGTGAGAGACAACGTGGAGCTTCAAAGACCCAACCTCTCAATAACCTCCATTTCAATCAATTGTAAAGGCCCTTTGGTGGAACCTGACAAATTGAAGATTGCACCTCCACCGTTTGATAAAATGCCTAAACAGATACGTGTTTCAGCAATTGACTTCCATTTCAGCCAGTCTGTGAAGAATAGTGAAGAGGGCTCTAGAGGAACTATCAATTTCAAAGAAGATGGTCCTCCTCCTGATCTTAATGGATATCAATCTATTGAGGGCATGGCATCGATGTGTCATAATGCAAGAAATGTACCAGATGGGCATTGTATGATTACTATTCTAAGCTTCTGCATTCGTGTAGGATGTATGGAACTCACCAGAGAATGCCATGCTCTAATTACAAAAACTGGAGTTGGTAATGATGTATTTGTTAGTACTACTCTTATTGATACATATGCCAAATGCGGAGATATAGAAACTGCAACGATGTTATTTCATAAGATGCTCCTTTCAGATATTGCTGCCTGCAATTGTTTGATTTCTGGGTATGCGAGACATGGGATGTTTCaccaagcttttgattttttcataaaaattggGAGTATGGGCATCAGGCCAAACCCCTACACATACTCAACCATGCTAACAGTTTGTGGGGCTATTTCAGCGACCAAAGAAGGAAAACAGCTACATGCCCACATTGTAAAGTTGCAGCTTTTGTCCAATTTGGTGGTGGGAAATGCACTGTTAACAATGTATAGCAAGTGTGGGATGATGGAGGAGGCTGAATCTTTGTTTGAGAGTCTTGAGCAAAAAAATCTCATTACATGGGCTGCAATCATAAACGGATACTATCGGCATAAGGCTTTTGAGAAAGCTTTAGGGCAGTTCTTGTTAATGAGAGAATCTGGGATTGAACCAAATGAGTATGCTTTTACAACTGTTCTTGCATGTTGTGGTAGCTTAAAACTTCTTAATATCAGTAACATGCTTCATGCCTTGCTCATTAAAAAGGGAATGACCTTGGGGGTCTATGTGGGTACTGCAATCATAGACATGTATTCTGTACATGGAGAAATGGATGCTGCAGAGAGACAGTTCAAAGATATGGGAAGAATAGCATCACATGTGTCCTGGAATGCCCTGATATCTGGGTTCATTTATAATGAGAAGACAGAGGAGGCCATGGAAGTTTTTCATAAAATGGTCAGGGATAGCATAGCGTGCGATATATTCACTTATTCTATCATTTTGAAAGCTTGTTCTTCTTTGACATCACTTTCAACTTGTCAACAGATCCATTCTCAGATAATAAAAGCCAAGTGTGAATCAAACATGCATGTAGGAAGCTCATTAGTAGAAGCTTATGCCAAGTGCGGGAATCTAGAAGATGCCGAGCTGGTTTTCAGTCAGATTTCAGCACCAGATGTGATATCATGGAACTCAATGAtcaaagcttactctctaaaTGGGTATCCAAGGAAAGTCATATCCTTGTTTGGGAAAATGGTTGAAGAAGGAAAGAATCCCACCGGTTCCACTTTTCTTTCGGTTATTTCGGCTTGTAGCCACTCGGGCTTAGTTCAAGAAGGCCTAGAGTTCTATGAATCAATGCTTAGAGATTACACCATCCAACCGGAAGAGGCACACTACTGCAGCATTGTTGACTTACTGAGTAGAGCAGGGCTAATAGGAAATGCATTAGATTTCATAAATAAGTTGCCAACCAGACCTACGGCTTCAGTATGGAGACCATTACTTGCAGCTTGCCGATGCCATGGCAACCTTCAAATGGCAGAATATGCTGCCAAGAACATATTGGATTTAGATCCAAAAGATGCAGCGGTTTACATCACTCTTTCAAATATGTACATTGAAGTGGGGAGATATGAAGATGCAATGAAACAATGGAAGCTAATGGAATCAATGTCAATTTCAAAGGAACCAGGATGTAGCTGGATAGAGGTTAACAACAAAATATATAAGTTCTTTTCACAAGACAAAACTTGCCCAGAAATGCCACTAGTGTATGAAAATTTGAAGCAACTGGTGATAGATCAGATGGAGGACACCGAGTTTATTCGTAAAACTAGCCCCATGCATCACCCACAATCAGGACAGGCAGAGGAAGAAATGATTCTTTATCACAGTGAAAAACTCGCAGTTTCCTTCGGGCTTTTGAGCTTGCCGACTGGAAAACCAATTCGCGTGTTCAAGAACCTCCGAGTCTGTCCAGACTGCCATTCAACCATGAAGCATATATCAAAAATTACAAAGCGAGATATAGTAGTAAGGGATAATTACAGGTTCCATTTGTTCAAGCGAGGTCGCTGCTCGTGTGGAGACTACTGGTGA
- the LOC131147634 gene encoding pentatricopeptide repeat-containing protein At5g59600, with the protein MHNLFKNLGAQQRTLASYRIFGSSSDAYVELIETFAGDKALRSGRVLHAHLIINGLARLTHFASKLIDLYAKCGRLPDARKLFDRIPKTNIRRWIVLIGAYASRGFYQEALGVFCEMQREGLRPNKFVFPSILKACGHLCCQEIGLKMHAVILRCSFESDAFVHSALIDMYSKCGSSEKARKVFDAMLKKDLVSLNAMISGYVQHGFVKEALDLVEKLQLSGIKPNVVTWNTLIAGFSQAGDESMVSNLFQSMRVSGVEPDVVSWTSIISGFVQNFRYNEAFDTFKQMLDQGFYPRSNTISALLPACAGVADLRRGKEIHGHALVIGVEEDVYVTSALVDMYAKCGLIYEAKKLFYEMCRRNTATWNSMIFGYANHGYCNEAVELFHHMEQGEEKPDHLTFTAVLTACSHAGMVELGQILFHSMQDKYRIKPRLEHYTCMVDLLGRAGRLAGAYDLIKAMPIEPDLFVWGALLGACRNHGNIELAEIAAKHLSELEPESAGGRLLLTNLYADAGSWGNVLKLKKTMKRRKLMKFPGCSWIEAV; encoded by the coding sequence ATGCACAATCTCTTCAAAAACCTTGGAGCCCAACAGAGAACACTCGCCAGCTACCGTATATTTGGGTCATCTTCTGATGCTTATGTAGAACTTATAGAGACATTTGCCGGTGATAAAGCTTTGCGCTCAGGCAGAGTCCTCCACGCTCACCTGATCATCAATGGGTTGGCTCGTCTGACCCATTTCGCTTCCAAGCTTATAGACCTGTACGCCAAGTGCGGGCGATTACCAGATGCTCGAAAGCTGTTTGACAGAATTCCCAAGACGAATATCCGCCGCTGGATTGTCCTGATTGGAGCCTACGCCAGCCGCGGCTTCTATCAGGAGGCACTGGGTGTCTTCTGTGAAATGCAGAGGGAAGGCCTGCGACCCAACAAGTTTGTTTTCCCCAGCATTCTCAAAGCCTGTGGGCATCTCTGCTGTCAAGAGATTGGACTGAAGATGCATGCTGTAATCCTAAGATGTTCATTTGAATCAGATGCTTTCGTCCATAGCGCATTGATAGACATGTACTCCAAATGTGGGTCAAGTGAAAAGGCTCGTAAAGTTTTCGATGCGATGCTCAAGAAAGATTTGGTGTCCTTGAATGCAATGATCTCGGGCTATGTGCAACATGGTTTTGTCAAAGAAGCATTGGATTTGGTTGAAAAATTGCAACTATCAGGAATAAAACCCAATGTGGTGACATGGAATACCTTAATTGCAGGTTTCTCACAAGCTGGGGATGAGTCAATGGTGTCCAACCTTTTTCAATCTATGCGTGTTAGTGGGGTTGAACCCGATGTGGTATCTTGGACGTCGATCATATCTGGGTTTGTGCAAAACTTTCGTTACAATGAAGCTTTTGACACATTTAAACAAATGTTGGATCAAGGGTTTTACCCAAGATCAAACACAATTAGTGCCCTCTTGCCTGCTTGTGCAGGTGTGGCAGATTTGAGGCGCGGGAAGGAGATTCATGGACATGCATTGGTAATTGGAGTTGAAGAAGATGTATATGTAACAAGCGCTCTTGTTGACATGTATGCAAAATGTGGTCTTATCTATGAAGCGAAGAAGTTGTTTTATGAGATGTGTAGAAGAAATACGGCCACTTGGAACTCAATGATATTTGGATATGCAAATCACGGGTACTGCAATGAAGCAGTTGAGCTTTTTCATCATATGGAGCAGGGGGAAGAGAAACCTGATCACCTTACATTCACAGCAGTGCTAACTGCCTGTAGTCATGCTGGAATGGTAGAACTTGGACAGATTCTGTTCCACTCAATGCAAGACAAATATAGAATCAAACCAAGGTTAGAGCATTATACCTGCATGGTGGATCTACTTGGTCGAGCGGGAAGGCTAGCTGGAGCTTATGATTTGATAAAGGCAATGCCAATTGAGCCTGATTTATTTGTTTGGGGAGCATTGTTAGGAGCATGTAGGAATCATGGAAACATAGAGCTTGCTGAAATAGCAGCGAAGCATCTGTCTGAGCTTGAGCCTGAGAGTGCTGGAGGCAGGTTATTGCTGACAAATTTATATGCAGATGCTGGTAGTTGGGGGAATGTTTTGAAGTTGAAGAAAACAATGAAGAGAAGAAAGCTAATGAAGTTTCCGGGTTGTAGTTGGATAGAGGCTGTTTGA